One genomic window of Branchiostoma lanceolatum isolate klBraLanc5 chromosome 5, klBraLanc5.hap2, whole genome shotgun sequence includes the following:
- the LOC136434886 gene encoding kelch-like protein 24 has product MDDNHCPSSTTVGARHAVSFFGQLQKMRWEGLLVDVTLCAEGKEVSCHRLVLAANSEYFRVMFNGKHSESKKDKIEMGGVSAEALQLLVDHAYTSRVNITEENVRPLFEAADMLQFYGVSSDCQEFLRTRVKEETCLGIWTLADRVSCLPLAKTAKSCALKWFEEVCATEEFLQLPVHLLKTYISDKGLMARKEERILEVVMLWARQNLKERQKHLKELLKSVCFSRMDQDYLKNILKTDKVLAKVRGIKQMTKSQPTQDRPRHILQQDILLLGGSCYYHTEMELRYHWNNGVYRLGLDSHCIDRIPLPEPFQNSRGLAACVYDGHVTVTGGHKKLTQAWRYTPKLNSWVKLGRLKTGRYNHGMTVLQREVYVVGGSMPVQYPDIIHRLPDVEVYNKRFNHWRLVAPLQLAVSSFGIATCGGKIYVFGGQPYVYDGDDLRENETDAIQCYDPSQNEWAINMRLPVKMSSVKACTVNSKIYIVGGKLECVLCFDPEQESFKVLADRLFPWQQCSATVCNGEIYITGGMVHQFVGTGNDRLRHIENYAKVQCYNVNNDTMVLSKDLPEPLYGHCTVTIAKA; this is encoded by the coding sequence ATGGACGACAACCACTGTCCATCATCAACAACAGTTGGCGCTCGTCACGCGGTTTCGTTCTTTGGCCAATTGCAGAAGATGAGATGGGAGGGTCTGTTGGTGGACGTGACTCTGTGTGCAGAGGGAAAAGAGGTCTCCTGTCACCGATTGGTTCTCGCGGCCAACAGCGAGTACTTCAGGGTCATGTTCAATGGAAAGCACAGCGAGAGCAAGAAGGACAAGATAGAGATGGGAGGGGTGAGTGCAGAGGCACTACAGCTATTAGTTGACCACGCCTACACGTCCAGAGTCAACATCACAGAAGAAAATGTCCGGCCTCTGTTTGAAGCAGCAGACATGCTGCAGTTTTACGGAGTCAGCAGTGATTGCCAAGAGTTTCTACGAACCCGTGTGAAGGAAGAAACGTGTTTGGGAATATGGACATTGGCAGACAGGGTATCGTGTTTGCCTTTAGCCAAGACGGCGAAAAGTTGTGCTCTGAAATGGTTTGAAGAAGTGTGCGCGACCGAGGAGTTTCTTCAGCTACCAGTTCACTTACTAAAGACATACATCTCAGATAAGGGCCTAATGGCCAGGAAGGAGGAACGAATCTTGGAGGTGGTCATGCTTTGGGCAAGACAAAACCTTAAGGAACGACAAAAACACCTCAAGGAGCTACTGAAGTCTGTCTGCTTCTCACGTATGGACCAAGACTATCTTAAGAACATTCTGAAGACAGACAAGGTGTTGGCTAAAGTTCGTGGAATCAAGCAGATGACAAAGAGTCAGCCTACGCAGGATAGACCTCGTCATATTCTTCAGCAAGACATTTTGCTTCTCGGTGGTTCTTGTTATTATCACACTGAGATGGAACTTAGATATCATTGGAACAATGGTGTTTACAGACTTGGTCTTGATTCTCATTGTATTGACAGAATTCCACTGCCTGAACCCTTTCaaaacagcagggggttagCAGCATGTGTTTATGATGGTCACGTCACTGTGACAGGGGGTCACAAGAAGCTGACCCAAGCATGGCGGTACACGCCAAAGCTGAACTCTTGGGTGAAGCTGGGACGTCTGAAAACAGGAAGATACAATCACGGGATGACAGTTCTGCAGAGAGAGGTGTATGTTGTCGGTGGTTCCATGCCAGTCCAATATCCAGACATTATACACAGGTTGCCTGATGTGGAGGTGTACAACAAGAGATTCAACCACTGGAGGCTGGTTGCACCACTACAGCTTGCAGTGAGCAGTTTCGGTATAGCCACCTGTGGTGGAAAGATCTACGTATTTGGTGGCCAGCCTTATGTATATGACGGTGATGACCTCAGGGAAAATGAGACTGATGCTATCCAGTGCTACGACCCTTCCCAGAATGAGTGGGCTATCAACATGCGATTGccagtgaaaatgtccagtGTAAAAGCGTGCACAGTCAACTCAAAGATCTACATAGTTGGTGGAAAGTTAGAGTGTGTGCTGTGCTTCGATCCTGAGCAAGAATCTTTCAAGGTCTTGGCGGACAGACTGTTCCCGTGGCAGCAATGCAGCGCAACTGTGTGCAACGGCGAGATTTACATAACTGGCGGCATGGTGCATCAATTTGTAGGAACCGGAAATGATAGACTGCGTCACATTGAAAACTATGCTAAAGTTCAGTGCTACAATGTGAACAATGACACCATGGTCCTCAGCAAGGATCTGCCAGAACCACTGTATGGACACTGCACTGTAACTATTGCCAAGGCCTAG
- the LOC136434889 gene encoding transmembrane protein 43-like isoform X2, with the protein MYPDAPGMHTSGPDSHTRVSYRENPGFLSRVKNSFFGAFFGFLLFCGSFPVLFWNEGRAVQTAQSLDEGLHSVIHLSTVDVAFEHNNHKLVYFTGPLHTNKPLTDADYAVTVPAVKLKKHVEMYQWVEHEHTKEYKEGSQVRRETTYTYNNEWRSDLVNSRNFDREMGHKNPGSMPVRAETITADDVTIGNFHLSKGLIGKISHFQKYPLAKSHLVPSDPQVKVFQGAFYHSADPIRPNVGDVRVEFSYAGLCGNSELGPADHVSIVARQAGNRLQPYQTEAGDALELLYYGVLSPEKIFEAEHAANTMLTWAVRVGGWFMMFVALYLMTNILQTFVDWIPLVREILSLGLFIVNLSVSLSLSLITIALGWIRYRPLVGLTLLACAAVPWVLSRQRVRMRKEKDDKTDNILFNNLDDKAYYSK; encoded by the exons ATG TACCCCGACGCCCCCGGCATGCACACCTCGGGCCCGGACAGCCACACCAGGGTCAGCTACAGGGAGAACCCGGGCTTCCTCAGCAGGGTCAAGAACTCCTTCTTCGGAGCCTTCTTTGGCTTCCTGCTGTTCTGTGGGTCCTTCCCGGTCCTATTCTGGAATGAG GGTCGTGCGGTGCAGACTGCTCAGTCTTTGGACGAGGGTCTGCACTCAGTGATCCACCTGTCAACCGTGGACGTCGCATTTGAACACAACAATCACAAGCTGGTTTACTTCACCGGTCCACTCCACACCAACAAG cCTCTGACAGATGCAGACTATGCCGTTACTGTCCCTGCTGTCAAACTGAAGAAACATGTGGAGATGTACCAATGGGTGGAGCATGAGCACACCAA GGAGTACAAAGAGGGGAGCCAGGTTCGCAGGGAGACAACCTATACGTACA ACAATGAGTGGAGGTCTGACCTTGTGAACAGTCGAAACTTTGATCGAGAGATGGGACACAAGAACCCAGG GTCCATGCCAGTCCGTGCTGAAACTATCACAGCTGATGATGTCACCATTGGGAACTTCCACCTGTCCAAGG GTCTGATTGGGAAGATCTCCCACTTTCAGAAGTACCCTTTGGCCAAGAGTCACCTGGTGCCCTCTGACCCCCAGGTCAAGGTGTTCCAAGGAGCCTTCTACCACTCTGCAGACCCCATCAGACCTAAC GTAGGGGATGTGCGTGTGGAGTTCAGCTATGCAGGACTGTGTGGTAACTCGGAGTTGGGACCAGCAGACCAT GTGAGTATTGTAGCCAGACAGGCTGGGAACAGACTGCAGCCGTACCAGACTGAGGCTGGGGATGCCCTGGAGCTGCTGTATTATGGAGTCCTGTCACCTGAG AAAATCTTTGAAGCGGAGCACGCTGCTAACACCATGCTGACCTGGGCAGTGAGGGTAGGAGGCTGGTTCATGATGTTCGTCGCCCTCTATCTGATGACAAACATACTGCAGACATTTG TTGACTGGATCCCCCTGGTGCGAGAGATCCTGTCCCTGGGTCTGTTCATCGTGAACCTGTCCGTGTCGCTCTCCTTGTCACTCATCACCATCGCACTGGGATGGATCAG GTACAGGCCTCTGGTTGGTCTGACTCTGCTGGCCTGCGCGGCCGTGCCGTGGGTCCTGTCGCGACAGAGGGTCAGGATGAGGAAGGAGAAGGATGACAAGACAGACAACATCCTCTTCAACAACCTGGACGACAAGGCTTACTACTCCAAATAG
- the LOC136434889 gene encoding transmembrane protein 43-like isoform X1, which translates to MYRQTYPDAPGMHTSGPDSHTRVSYRENPGFLSRVKNSFFGAFFGFLLFCGSFPVLFWNEGRAVQTAQSLDEGLHSVIHLSTVDVAFEHNNHKLVYFTGPLHTNKPLTDADYAVTVPAVKLKKHVEMYQWVEHEHTKEYKEGSQVRRETTYTYNNEWRSDLVNSRNFDREMGHKNPGSMPVRAETITADDVTIGNFHLSKGLIGKISHFQKYPLAKSHLVPSDPQVKVFQGAFYHSADPIRPNVGDVRVEFSYAGLCGNSELGPADHVSIVARQAGNRLQPYQTEAGDALELLYYGVLSPEKIFEAEHAANTMLTWAVRVGGWFMMFVALYLMTNILQTFVDWIPLVREILSLGLFIVNLSVSLSLSLITIALGWIRYRPLVGLTLLACAAVPWVLSRQRVRMRKEKDDKTDNILFNNLDDKAYYSK; encoded by the exons ATGTACAGACAAACG TACCCCGACGCCCCCGGCATGCACACCTCGGGCCCGGACAGCCACACCAGGGTCAGCTACAGGGAGAACCCGGGCTTCCTCAGCAGGGTCAAGAACTCCTTCTTCGGAGCCTTCTTTGGCTTCCTGCTGTTCTGTGGGTCCTTCCCGGTCCTATTCTGGAATGAG GGTCGTGCGGTGCAGACTGCTCAGTCTTTGGACGAGGGTCTGCACTCAGTGATCCACCTGTCAACCGTGGACGTCGCATTTGAACACAACAATCACAAGCTGGTTTACTTCACCGGTCCACTCCACACCAACAAG cCTCTGACAGATGCAGACTATGCCGTTACTGTCCCTGCTGTCAAACTGAAGAAACATGTGGAGATGTACCAATGGGTGGAGCATGAGCACACCAA GGAGTACAAAGAGGGGAGCCAGGTTCGCAGGGAGACAACCTATACGTACA ACAATGAGTGGAGGTCTGACCTTGTGAACAGTCGAAACTTTGATCGAGAGATGGGACACAAGAACCCAGG GTCCATGCCAGTCCGTGCTGAAACTATCACAGCTGATGATGTCACCATTGGGAACTTCCACCTGTCCAAGG GTCTGATTGGGAAGATCTCCCACTTTCAGAAGTACCCTTTGGCCAAGAGTCACCTGGTGCCCTCTGACCCCCAGGTCAAGGTGTTCCAAGGAGCCTTCTACCACTCTGCAGACCCCATCAGACCTAAC GTAGGGGATGTGCGTGTGGAGTTCAGCTATGCAGGACTGTGTGGTAACTCGGAGTTGGGACCAGCAGACCAT GTGAGTATTGTAGCCAGACAGGCTGGGAACAGACTGCAGCCGTACCAGACTGAGGCTGGGGATGCCCTGGAGCTGCTGTATTATGGAGTCCTGTCACCTGAG AAAATCTTTGAAGCGGAGCACGCTGCTAACACCATGCTGACCTGGGCAGTGAGGGTAGGAGGCTGGTTCATGATGTTCGTCGCCCTCTATCTGATGACAAACATACTGCAGACATTTG TTGACTGGATCCCCCTGGTGCGAGAGATCCTGTCCCTGGGTCTGTTCATCGTGAACCTGTCCGTGTCGCTCTCCTTGTCACTCATCACCATCGCACTGGGATGGATCAG GTACAGGCCTCTGGTTGGTCTGACTCTGCTGGCCTGCGCGGCCGTGCCGTGGGTCCTGTCGCGACAGAGGGTCAGGATGAGGAAGGAGAAGGATGACAAGACAGACAACATCCTCTTCAACAACCTGGACGACAAGGCTTACTACTCCAAATAG